One window from the genome of Mycolicibacterium gadium encodes:
- a CDS encoding aromatic-ring-hydroxylating dioxygenase subunit beta — protein METSQLDVELRLRINEFYARETMLLDDGRLDEWLGLLAPDVRYTMPFPESSTHPVDDDDGLPPFLLFNDDYESLKLRIARLATGLAPGETPRTITQRLVSDILVTDVSDQELSVRSSVMVFLVRHERHESFFIGKRQDVLRRDEDSGLLLAARDITLAHSVLPRAISIFF, from the coding sequence ATGGAGACCAGCCAGTTGGACGTGGAACTGCGGCTGCGAATAAACGAATTCTATGCGCGGGAGACCATGCTTCTCGATGATGGGCGGCTGGACGAGTGGCTGGGCTTATTGGCGCCGGATGTCAGATACACGATGCCATTCCCAGAGTCCAGCACGCATCCGGTCGACGATGATGACGGCCTACCGCCGTTTCTGTTGTTCAACGACGACTACGAATCGCTGAAGCTGAGAATTGCCCGGCTGGCTACTGGGCTCGCCCCCGGGGAAACTCCACGCACGATCACTCAGCGCTTAGTCAGCGACATCCTGGTCACCGATGTATCCGATCAAGAGCTGAGCGTCCGATCCAGCGTCATGGTGTTTCTCGTACGCCACGAACGCCACGAGAGCTTCTTCATCGGCAAACGACAAGACGTTCTACGCCGAGACGAAGACTCGGGCCTGCTGCTGGCCGCCCGGGACATCACCCTGGCTCATAGCGTTCTTCCACGAGCGATTTCGATCTTCTTCTAA
- a CDS encoding class II aldolase/adducin family protein produces MSSTPSGAGLDTERHAIALACRVLAARDLAPGILGHISLRVDRDRLLIRCRGPRERGLAFTSAEDIRMVTLDGTAGGKGELDDGYQPPNELPLHTEVLRTRRDVNAVVHAHPEAVVAADLAGLAVRPIVGAFDIPGFRLAAAGVPVYRRGVLVRNRQLAQEMVAAMADRPVVVLRAHGLTSAADTVERAVLQAISVDTISRLSLQIASAGGTLADLPDADAAELPDLGNAFNETIAWRHELARLETHGLSCHPSEKRSS; encoded by the coding sequence ATGAGCTCCACCCCTTCGGGTGCAGGGCTAGACACTGAACGACACGCCATCGCGCTGGCCTGTCGCGTCCTGGCGGCGCGCGACTTGGCGCCAGGCATCCTCGGCCACATCAGCCTGCGCGTCGACCGAGATCGACTGCTGATCCGATGTCGTGGTCCGCGCGAGCGAGGGCTCGCGTTCACCAGCGCAGAGGACATCCGGATGGTCACGTTGGACGGTACAGCGGGCGGCAAAGGAGAACTCGACGATGGTTACCAGCCGCCGAACGAGTTGCCACTGCACACCGAAGTGCTCCGCACCCGCCGCGATGTCAATGCTGTGGTTCATGCGCACCCCGAGGCGGTAGTCGCCGCCGATCTCGCCGGTCTGGCTGTCCGACCGATCGTCGGAGCGTTTGACATACCCGGTTTTCGGCTCGCCGCGGCTGGCGTGCCGGTCTATCGGCGAGGCGTATTGGTGCGCAATCGGCAACTAGCCCAGGAAATGGTTGCTGCTATGGCAGACCGGCCGGTGGTCGTTCTCCGGGCCCACGGCCTCACCAGTGCTGCGGACACCGTCGAGCGGGCCGTACTACAGGCCATCAGCGTCGACACGATCTCGCGTTTGTCGCTCCAGATCGCTTCTGCGGGTGGCACTCTGGCTGATTTGCCCGACGCTGATGCAGCAGAGCTGCCTGATCTCGGTAACGCTTTCAACGAGACCATCGCGTGGCGTCACGAGTTGGCGCGCCTCGAAACCCATGGTTTGTCGTGTCACCCATCGGAGAAAAGGTCCTCATAG
- a CDS encoding DODA-type extradiol aromatic ring-opening family dioxygenase, producing the protein MGEIVAGYASSHAFTFIPPPRWEGFRIKNRQSYTLRRGKTPPRLRKDEEPFDDAAARYAHIENGLQRLRDSIRQDRLDCLIIVGDDQNENFDGSALPQIAIHTGDGFTVSDRFLPEARFWKSSPELSKDLSEHTVEAGFDVATVVDFRETTLHSHAHGEIVANILGDHQIPVVLVFLNAVHVPSLSPKRCFALGRAIADAVRSRRPADERIGLYASGGLSHFTAGFPWAAYDGPRVHGSIDDEFDRRTLKCLATGNGYELSKLTSEDLLNSGNIELRSWICAVGAVGGNTPWASVYEPIPRALMGMAVAWTNCEVTV; encoded by the coding sequence GTGGGTGAGATTGTAGCGGGTTACGCGTCGTCCCATGCCTTCACTTTCATCCCGCCTCCCAGGTGGGAAGGCTTCCGCATAAAGAACAGGCAAAGCTACACATTGCGACGTGGTAAGACCCCACCTCGCCTGAGGAAAGACGAAGAACCATTCGACGACGCTGCGGCGCGTTACGCGCACATCGAGAACGGGCTTCAAAGGCTGCGTGACAGCATCAGACAAGACCGACTGGATTGCCTGATCATCGTCGGTGATGACCAGAACGAAAACTTCGACGGTTCGGCACTGCCCCAGATAGCCATCCACACAGGAGATGGGTTCACAGTGTCTGACCGCTTCTTGCCAGAGGCGCGGTTTTGGAAAAGTTCGCCCGAGCTCAGTAAGGACTTGAGTGAGCACACCGTCGAGGCGGGGTTCGACGTCGCCACCGTTGTCGATTTCCGTGAGACCACCTTGCACTCACACGCCCATGGCGAGATTGTGGCCAATATCCTTGGAGACCACCAAATCCCAGTGGTGTTGGTATTCCTCAATGCCGTTCACGTGCCGTCGTTGTCGCCTAAACGGTGCTTCGCGCTCGGCCGCGCGATTGCCGACGCCGTGCGGTCACGCCGCCCTGCAGACGAGAGGATAGGTCTTTACGCGTCCGGTGGACTTTCACACTTCACTGCCGGCTTTCCGTGGGCTGCCTACGATGGGCCGCGCGTTCACGGTTCAATCGACGACGAATTCGATCGCCGCACCCTGAAGTGCCTCGCTACCGGAAACGGCTACGAGCTGAGCAAACTGACCAGCGAAGACCTGCTCAACTCTGGCAACATCGAGCTGAGATCGTGGATATGTGCTGTCGGCGCAGTCGGCGGCAACACGCCATGGGCCAGCGTCTATGAGCCCATTCCCCGCGCCCTGATGGGAATGGCCGTCGCCTGGACGAACTGCGAAGTCACTGTTTAG
- a CDS encoding aromatic ring-hydroxylating oxygenase subunit alpha — protein METIGSKTGSALPIDSSAFYDEAVYQRELDSIFKRSWLFVGHESMIPKPGDFRTTYMADDAVIVCRDKESRVRVLLNKCRHRGNKVCQFDKGNANIFHCSYHGWSYDTAGRLRSVPLAGSAYGPQFDKASMGLVSPRVATYKGLIFACWDQSAPPLEEYLGEGLLWYLDNFLLDCDPNGLQVVPGLHRYLMPVNWKLLAENFGGDQYHFAATHGSVSALSKAGQTARINFSIDEGQHYSVVLDGCAPHGLLQLAVGKNFYQDDLAQAETLGTEAVDWLTERQRLQDERLATSPVQPYSFHVANIFPNFSMIGMGTAFYGRGFIMWQPRGPRLTEVWEWCLVESSAPRAVKERMVFVLSQRQSAAGLVTPDDHENFERLSDALDTGVARDVPFNYSLGEDVEPMESLVAELPGNVRPQISEAYQREFYRHWHRTMTEPA, from the coding sequence ATGGAGACAATCGGTTCCAAAACCGGCTCGGCGCTGCCGATAGACTCCTCGGCCTTCTACGACGAGGCGGTGTACCAGCGGGAACTCGACTCCATCTTCAAGCGGTCGTGGCTATTCGTCGGCCACGAGTCCATGATCCCCAAGCCCGGTGACTTCCGCACAACCTATATGGCCGACGACGCCGTGATCGTATGCCGGGACAAGGAATCTCGTGTTCGTGTGCTGCTGAACAAATGTCGGCACCGAGGCAATAAAGTCTGTCAGTTCGACAAGGGCAACGCGAACATCTTTCACTGCAGCTATCACGGCTGGAGTTACGACACTGCCGGACGGCTGCGCAGTGTTCCGCTAGCCGGGAGCGCCTACGGGCCGCAGTTCGATAAGGCCAGCATGGGCCTCGTCTCCCCCCGGGTAGCTACCTACAAAGGACTTATCTTTGCTTGCTGGGATCAGTCGGCGCCGCCGCTGGAAGAATATCTGGGGGAGGGCCTGCTGTGGTACCTCGACAACTTTCTACTCGACTGTGACCCCAACGGCCTGCAGGTCGTTCCCGGCCTGCACCGCTACCTCATGCCCGTCAACTGGAAGTTGTTGGCCGAGAACTTCGGCGGCGACCAGTATCACTTCGCTGCCACTCACGGATCGGTTTCCGCACTGTCGAAAGCTGGGCAGACTGCCCGCATCAACTTTTCGATAGACGAGGGGCAGCACTACAGCGTGGTTCTCGACGGCTGCGCGCCCCATGGGTTGCTGCAACTGGCAGTCGGTAAGAATTTCTATCAGGACGATCTCGCCCAAGCCGAAACGCTGGGTACCGAAGCAGTCGACTGGCTAACCGAGCGGCAGCGCCTGCAAGACGAGCGGTTGGCGACATCCCCCGTGCAGCCCTACAGCTTTCACGTAGCCAATATCTTCCCAAACTTCAGCATGATTGGCATGGGCACGGCTTTTTACGGTCGGGGATTCATCATGTGGCAGCCTCGGGGACCGCGGTTGACCGAGGTTTGGGAGTGGTGTTTGGTGGAAAGCTCCGCGCCCCGTGCTGTCAAGGAACGCATGGTCTTCGTCTTGAGTCAGCGGCAATCGGCGGCCGGTCTCGTGACGCCCGATGATCACGAAAACTTCGAACGATTGTCTGATGCCCTTGACACCGGAGTCGCCCGGGATGTGCCGTTCAACTACTCACTCGGCGAGGACGTCGAACCAATGGAGTCGCTGGTTGCGGAGTTACCCGGCAATGTCAGGCCGCAGATCAGCGAAGCCTACCAGCGCGAGTTCTATCGGCACTGGCACCGAACTATGACGGAGCCGGCCTAG
- a CDS encoding Gfo/Idh/MocA family protein, with product MTDVASRELGLGFLGIGQAVARIFQQYPDMSTLPYRVVAAADTRSHSLARFATEFSGQTYTNAEQLCADPSVDVVYIATPPELHREHALMAARHGKHMIVEKPLAMSIDDCTAMVEAAQAAGVQLMAGHTHSFDAPVRAMAELVASGELGELLMVNTWNFNDFNRRPWPTSELRSTSGPVLNQGPHQVDIVRQIVGGLARTVRASTIWDDVRECVGGYTCHLGFKSGASATLVYDARAFFDVAELHSWVAEDGGRRSPQANQRVANNFAALSQNPDQLEVALEAQKEQGRYGAATTTEESQELWGYSAPGEIIHHPYFGLTLVSCERGAIRQSPDGLVVYGQNGLQEIPVARTMRGRAAELAELHRAITEDRPVQHDGRWGRATLEVCFAILQSAYEDREVVLSHQVSL from the coding sequence ATGACAGATGTCGCGTCACGCGAGCTCGGCCTAGGATTTCTCGGAATCGGTCAGGCAGTCGCCCGAATCTTCCAGCAGTACCCAGACATGTCGACGCTGCCGTATCGGGTTGTGGCGGCAGCCGATACCCGATCACACTCGCTCGCCCGCTTCGCCACCGAGTTCTCCGGCCAGACCTACACGAACGCAGAGCAACTGTGTGCCGATCCAAGCGTGGACGTCGTCTACATCGCCACCCCTCCCGAGCTGCATCGGGAGCATGCGCTAATGGCCGCACGTCACGGAAAACACATGATCGTCGAAAAGCCGTTGGCCATGTCGATCGACGATTGCACTGCAATGGTCGAGGCGGCCCAGGCAGCGGGCGTGCAGCTGATGGCCGGCCACACACACAGCTTTGATGCGCCGGTGCGAGCGATGGCCGAACTTGTAGCCAGTGGCGAACTCGGCGAGTTGCTCATGGTCAACACCTGGAATTTCAACGACTTCAACCGGCGACCGTGGCCGACTTCGGAATTGCGCTCGACCAGCGGGCCAGTTCTCAACCAGGGGCCCCACCAGGTCGATATCGTGCGGCAAATAGTCGGCGGTTTGGCCAGAACAGTGCGTGCGTCGACAATATGGGACGACGTCCGGGAATGCGTCGGGGGATACACCTGTCATCTCGGATTCAAATCAGGAGCTTCCGCCACGCTCGTCTATGACGCGCGAGCTTTCTTCGACGTCGCGGAGTTGCACTCGTGGGTGGCAGAAGACGGCGGCCGCCGCAGCCCCCAAGCCAACCAGCGAGTAGCCAATAACTTCGCTGCGCTCAGTCAGAACCCTGACCAACTTGAAGTCGCACTGGAAGCTCAGAAGGAACAGGGCCGCTACGGTGCTGCGACGACGACCGAAGAGTCACAGGAGCTGTGGGGTTACTCCGCCCCCGGAGAGATCATCCACCACCCCTACTTCGGCCTGACGTTGGTGTCCTGCGAACGCGGCGCGATCAGGCAGTCGCCCGACGGGCTGGTGGTGTACGGGCAAAACGGATTGCAGGAAATACCGGTCGCGCGCACCATGCGGGGCAGGGCCGCAGAGTTGGCTGAACTACACCGGGCGATCACTGAGGACCGCCCTGTTCAGCACGACGGTCGCTGGGGGCGCGCGACGCTAGAAGTATGTTTCGCCATCCTGCAGTCGGCCTACGAAGATCGCGAAGTCGTTCTCTCCCACCAGGTATCGCTGTGA
- a CDS encoding NAD(P)-dependent oxidoreductase: protein MRRVGVIGLGGMGSALAASLLATDHYVVCFDIRPDVLRPIVELGAEAAADARELAGACDVVLTFLPGPSQVLEVALGSERGVLAGLADGAALLDMSTCNPEVAAIIGQAYDAAGRRFVDCPVSRKAPNMTVLVGGPSGVLGPDADVLAAVSRTLVYCGHRGAGYATKLLNQHIKYSWYLASAEALLIAEAMGLNAGEVADAIAECSGGDSGLTTAAAYFRHDTESVRNRAPASTITKDSALAERMATNAGIRSRTLEPVVDFFQSVAASEFRDRAYPESTELLQRIRSMPPR from the coding sequence ATGAGGCGGGTCGGCGTGATCGGCTTGGGCGGCATGGGTTCCGCGCTGGCGGCGTCACTTCTTGCGACGGACCATTACGTAGTCTGTTTCGACATTCGGCCCGACGTATTACGCCCAATTGTCGAGCTAGGCGCCGAGGCTGCTGCGGACGCGCGTGAGTTGGCCGGCGCATGTGATGTCGTTTTGACGTTCCTCCCGGGGCCGAGTCAGGTGCTGGAGGTGGCGCTCGGGTCGGAGCGAGGTGTCCTGGCCGGCCTTGCCGACGGGGCCGCCCTGCTGGATATGTCGACCTGTAATCCCGAGGTCGCAGCAATCATCGGTCAGGCCTACGACGCGGCTGGGAGGCGTTTTGTCGATTGCCCCGTCAGCCGAAAGGCGCCGAACATGACCGTTCTGGTCGGAGGCCCAAGCGGGGTGCTCGGCCCTGATGCCGATGTCCTCGCCGCCGTCTCGCGCACCTTGGTGTACTGCGGCCATCGAGGTGCGGGATATGCCACCAAGCTTCTCAACCAGCACATCAAGTACAGCTGGTACCTCGCTTCGGCGGAAGCCCTCTTAATCGCTGAGGCGATGGGATTGAATGCCGGCGAGGTAGCCGACGCGATCGCGGAGTGCAGCGGGGGGGACTCGGGTCTCACCACGGCGGCGGCGTACTTCCGCCACGACACCGAGTCAGTTAGAAACCGCGCCCCCGCTAGCACCATTACGAAAGACTCCGCGCTCGCGGAACGAATGGCGACGAACGCCGGTATCCGCAGCAGGACGCTTGAGCCCGTCGTGGACTTCTTCCAAAGTGTTGCGGCCTCGGAGTTTCGCGACCGTGCCTACCCCGAAAGCACAGAACTTCTTCAACGAATCCGGTCGATGCCTCCGAGGTGA
- a CDS encoding alpha/beta fold hydrolase, translated as MLKDASICVSLLGAETRFVDVDGVRTRTIQAGEGPDLILMHGGGGHAEAFARNVTALSRHFRVHALDLLGHGLTSGCEVAPKRKDYVSHLLGYMDQEGIDRAHLVGESLGGWIAAWTALEHPDRVDRLIYVCGARLTLEVGADAEARTAAGRAELARVTRQFLADPSPANVRERMAWLFHHPDRDLTDELVALRWALYQSEESRSALTNATAPPSAATAEDNLTAERLTSLTRPTLVLWTSHNPSATVEFGRRAAELIPGAEFALMEDCGHWPQWERPEEFNQILTNYLQGDRESRGQR; from the coding sequence TTGCTCAAAGACGCTTCAATTTGTGTGAGCTTGCTTGGAGCGGAAACACGCTTCGTAGATGTCGACGGCGTCCGAACCAGGACAATTCAGGCAGGGGAAGGTCCGGACCTCATTCTCATGCACGGGGGAGGCGGTCACGCCGAAGCCTTCGCCCGCAACGTGACGGCGCTGTCGCGTCATTTCCGAGTGCATGCGCTGGACCTGTTGGGTCACGGTCTCACCAGTGGTTGTGAGGTCGCCCCGAAGCGTAAGGACTATGTCAGTCACCTACTCGGATACATGGACCAGGAAGGCATCGACCGAGCCCACCTGGTGGGCGAGTCGTTAGGAGGTTGGATCGCGGCGTGGACTGCGTTGGAACATCCCGACCGTGTCGACCGGTTGATCTACGTGTGCGGCGCGCGGTTGACGCTAGAGGTCGGCGCCGATGCCGAGGCTCGCACCGCTGCCGGGCGCGCAGAGCTTGCCCGGGTCACCCGGCAATTCCTGGCTGACCCGAGTCCGGCGAATGTGCGGGAGAGGATGGCCTGGCTTTTCCACCACCCTGACCGCGACCTGACCGATGAACTGGTGGCGCTGCGGTGGGCACTTTACCAGAGCGAAGAATCGCGGTCGGCACTGACGAACGCGACGGCGCCGCCCTCAGCGGCGACTGCTGAGGACAATCTCACGGCTGAGCGATTGACCAGCTTGACCAGGCCCACGCTCGTGCTGTGGACGAGTCACAATCCCTCGGCGACGGTGGAATTCGGACGGCGGGCAGCCGAGCTAATTCCCGGCGCTGAATTCGCATTGATGGAGGATTGTGGCCATTGGCCGCAGTGGGAACGGCCGGAAGAGTTCAACCAAATCCTCACCAATTATCTTCAAGGTGATCGCGAGTCCCGAGGGCAACGTTGA
- a CDS encoding MarR family winged helix-turn-helix transcriptional regulator: MSTEKLTMAEQVAAKTREAGPDHDPSSLALPLALYRAVTAFGRVAVDELTPVDLSMSQFNVLTVLKRADGPMTMGALADSISVRQASLTSVVDTLTKAGFVTRKVNPRDRRSVVVAISKKGDQFMTEFLPGHYDFLQRLFAGINPRHRQQLLARLNELIDCLENYPSGQRTS, from the coding sequence ATGAGTACCGAGAAGTTGACGATGGCCGAACAGGTCGCGGCCAAGACCCGCGAAGCCGGACCCGATCACGACCCCTCTTCGTTGGCGCTCCCGCTTGCGCTCTACCGTGCTGTGACCGCCTTCGGTCGGGTAGCCGTCGATGAGTTGACGCCGGTAGACCTCTCGATGAGCCAGTTCAACGTTCTGACCGTCCTGAAGCGCGCCGACGGGCCGATGACGATGGGCGCACTGGCCGATTCTATTTCCGTACGCCAAGCCAGCCTGACGAGCGTGGTGGACACGCTGACCAAGGCAGGTTTTGTCACACGCAAGGTGAATCCCCGCGATCGGCGCTCGGTTGTGGTCGCGATATCGAAGAAGGGCGATCAGTTCATGACCGAGTTTCTGCCCGGTCATTACGACTTTCTGCAGAGACTCTTTGCCGGTATCAACCCGCGACACAGGCAGCAGCTGCTTGCACGACTGAACGAACTAATAGATTGCTTGGAGAACTACCCGAGCGGCCAGCGCACCTCCTGA
- the hcaB gene encoding 3-(cis-5,6-dihydroxycyclohexa-1,3-dien-1-yl)propanoate dehydrogenase, producing MSWLTGQVALVTGGAAGIGLAVVERFLAEGACVGVLDRSEGDLATIGNADGRLIAVTGDVTSYADNVMAVRETVDAFGKLDVFVGNAGIFDYFAPLVGFDGADLSSAFDEIFAVNVKGYLLGARAAVPELLKSDGPSMIFTVSNSGFYASSGGPLYTASKHAVVGVVRELAYELAPKIRVNGVAPGGTVTGLRGIEDLGQGQNVLSSVPGIADIMSTTNPLQYAQQPADHAGLYLLLASADNSRAVTGVVINSDGGLGVRGLNQPSGGLELATGAMRIDVGST from the coding sequence TTGAGTTGGTTGACCGGGCAAGTCGCCCTGGTGACCGGCGGGGCAGCCGGTATCGGTTTGGCCGTGGTCGAGCGTTTCTTGGCCGAGGGCGCATGCGTGGGCGTCCTGGATCGCTCGGAAGGCGACCTGGCTACCATCGGCAACGCCGACGGCAGGCTCATCGCGGTAACAGGTGACGTGACGTCGTATGCAGACAACGTCATGGCGGTGCGCGAAACGGTCGATGCGTTCGGAAAGCTCGACGTCTTCGTCGGCAACGCTGGGATCTTCGATTACTTTGCCCCTTTGGTGGGTTTCGACGGAGCCGACCTCAGCAGCGCCTTCGATGAGATCTTCGCGGTCAATGTAAAGGGCTACCTCCTTGGTGCCAGGGCCGCCGTTCCTGAACTCCTCAAAAGCGATGGCCCGAGCATGATCTTCACCGTCTCCAACTCTGGCTTCTATGCCTCCAGTGGCGGCCCGCTGTACACCGCTTCCAAGCACGCAGTCGTTGGCGTAGTGCGTGAACTGGCCTACGAGTTGGCGCCGAAGATCAGGGTGAATGGCGTCGCTCCAGGCGGCACGGTAACGGGCCTGCGTGGAATCGAGGACCTCGGCCAGGGTCAGAACGTGTTGTCATCGGTGCCCGGCATCGCCGACATTATGAGTACTACAAACCCATTGCAGTACGCGCAGCAGCCCGCCGATCACGCCGGCCTGTATCTGCTACTCGCGTCTGCAGACAACTCGCGAGCGGTGACCGGCGTCGTCATCAACAGCGACGGCGGCTTGGGCGTGCGGGGCCTCAACCAGCCGTCCGGAGGGCTGGAACTTGCCACCGGCGCGATGCGCATCGACGTCGGGTCAACATAG